TGGAGAACCTCCTGCAATATGAAGGAGTTTATTCCAAAGGGTATCTCCTGCTGCAGAATCATTTCAAATTTCTTGCTGCCTACAGTTTTAACACCTTTAAAGAAGTCGATCAGAACGGATGTATCAACGAGGATCATTTCCCCTCTCGCATCGCCTTGTAATCGTACCTTTTCGCAAACTTAATTTTACCTGAAAGATCGAGAAGGTTGCGGCGCTTACGGTTATCAACAAACTCCTGCAAGGCTTTATGGATAAGCTCCTTTTTGGTCTTTGCGTTGCTGAGCCTCAATGCCTCGTCTATCAGGCTTTCATCAAGGACGACGTTCGTTCTCATAATACACCTCTTTGTGTGTATATGTATACACCTTTACGTGTGGCTTGTCAATGTTTTCAATACTTTTCCTCACGCACACTCACTTCGTTCGTTCGAGACGCTGAGGTTAAGGCAGCAGAGAGCAAAGAGCTGAGAGTTTGAACATATTCTCGCTCGTTGTGTTTTGACCTTCACTCTTCGCTCTATATACCCTATGCTCCCCGCTGATGTACCCTGCGGCTCTGCGAGAGGCAAGAGAAAGGGTTATTGTTCATTTTTCAAGGTTTCGATTTCGCGTTTAAGCTTCTCATATTCTGCCATTTTCCTATGGATGAATTCCTGGGTCTGTTTCACCTTCTCGCTCATGCCCTTTGGCGTCAGGATATAGATATATCCAATCTTATTTTTTGAATTTTTGAAGCGCTGGGCCTTTACATAACCTTTACCGATGAGGGCCTGGATGACATAATTCACGCTGCCCAGGCTTAAGCCCAGTTTTTCCGAAAGCTCCCGCTGGGTAAGATTACCGTTGGATGAGAGCTCGCGGAGGGTTTTGAAGTGGGATTCGTTCAAGGCTTTTAAGGAAAGGTTAAGGTTAAGGCTAAGGTTAAGGAAAATACAAATGAATAAGGCATAAGGGAAAGGTTTAAGTTTTCTTTTGTAAAGAACTGATCAAAGAATTTAATTCTTTCCACACATCTTCGATCAGACCAACAAGCTTCTCGTGTTCAGCTTTAGTAAGGTATTGTACTTTATGTCCATATATTAAATGATTCTTCGTCTCAGCAAGAGAACCCCGCGAATCATAATAAAAGTTTAACTTATCTTTCGTGTGTTTTCTCCCAAACCCTTCCGCAATATTACCGGGAATAGAGAGCGCGGATCGTCTTATTTGAGAAGTTAATCCGTAATCTTCTTTCTTTGGCAGTTTTTCAGTAAGTTTAAAGACTTCTATGGCCAATTCCATGGCTTTTTGCCACACAGGCATATGTTCGAAAGAATCGTAACCCATAAGAGAAAGACAAGTTGAAGCTAAGGTTAAGGATAAAGCTGAGGAAAATTCAAATGCATAAGACTGAGGCTGAGTTTGCTTGACCTTAGCCTAAACCTGCCCTTTGGACAGGCTACCGCCGTAGCATTTGATAGAAAATGAAGAATTACAACTATTTAGAGTCTGTTCAGACACTGAACAAAGTAAATGCTATGCCGATCGTATAATAATGTCAAGCAAGAAATGCAGCGGAGGGCGGGAGGGCTGATTTCAGATTGTAGATTGCAGATTGCAGATTGGCGGAGAGTTGAGGGCTGATTTCAGATTGTAGATTGTAGATTGCAGATTGGCGGAGAGCTGGGGGCGGAGAGCTGATTTCAGATTGTAGATTGCAGATTGGCGGAGAGTTGAGGGCTGATTTCAGATTGTAGATTGTAGATTGCAGATTGGCGGAGAGCTGGGGGCGGAGAGCTGATTTCAGATTGTAGATTGCAGATTGGCGGAGAGCTGGGGGCGGAGGGCTGATTTCAGATTGTAGATTTTAGATTGGCGGAGAGTTGAGGGCTGATTTCAGATTGTAGATTGCAGATTGGCGGAGGGCGGAGAGTTGAGGGCTGATTTCAGATTGTA
This window of the Syntrophorhabdaceae bacterium genome carries:
- a CDS encoding type II toxin-antitoxin system VapB family antitoxin, with the protein product MRTNVVLDESLIDEALRLSNAKTKKELIHKALQEFVDNRKRRNLLDLSGKIKFAKRYDYKAMREGK
- a CDS encoding MarR family EPS-associated transcriptional regulator, encoding MNESHFKTLRELSSNGNLTQRELSEKLGLSLGSVNYVIQALIGKGYVKAQRFKNSKNKIGYIYILTPKGMSEKVKQTQEFIHRKMAEYEKLKREIETLKNEQ
- a CDS encoding four helix bundle protein; this encodes MGYDSFEHMPVWQKAMELAIEVFKLTEKLPKKEDYGLTSQIRRSALSIPGNIAEGFGRKHTKDKLNFYYDSRGSLAETKNHLIYGHKVQYLTKAEHEKLVGLIEDVWKELNSLISSLQKKT